One Pseudomonas brassicacearum genomic region harbors:
- a CDS encoding HAD-IA family hydrolase has translation MHPDYKLLIFDWDGTLANSIGRIVESMHVASDRTGFARRDDFAVKGIIGLGLPEAIRSLYPEIGDDELVVFRQHYADHYIALEAEPSPLFEGVANTLDALRAEGYHLAVATGKARRGLDRVLKSHGWDDYFDITRAADETASKPHPLMLEQILAHCEMRPEQALMVGDSSFDLQMARNAGMGSVAVSYGAQSIEALRAFEPRLAIDHFPELHAWLSQRAD, from the coding sequence GTGCATCCTGATTACAAACTGCTGATCTTCGATTGGGACGGCACTCTGGCCAATTCCATCGGTCGTATCGTGGAGTCGATGCATGTCGCGTCGGATCGTACGGGTTTTGCCCGGCGTGATGACTTTGCAGTAAAGGGCATCATCGGCCTGGGTCTGCCAGAAGCGATTCGCAGCCTGTATCCGGAGATTGGCGATGATGAGTTGGTGGTTTTTCGCCAGCATTACGCCGATCACTACATCGCGCTGGAGGCTGAGCCTTCGCCGTTGTTCGAGGGTGTGGCCAACACCCTCGATGCCTTGCGCGCTGAGGGTTATCACTTGGCTGTTGCGACTGGCAAGGCCCGTCGTGGGCTGGATCGGGTCTTGAAATCCCATGGTTGGGACGATTACTTCGATATCACCCGTGCAGCGGATGAAACCGCCAGCAAGCCGCATCCATTGATGCTTGAGCAGATACTGGCTCATTGCGAGATGCGACCGGAACAGGCGTTGATGGTGGGGGATTCGTCGTTCGATCTGCAAATGGCCCGCAATGCCGGCATGGGCTCGGTGGCTGTCAGCTATGGCGCACAATCCATCGAGGCGCTACGGGCATTCGAGCCGCGGCTGGCAATCGACCATTTTCCTGAATTGCACGCCTGGCTGAGCCAGCGCGCCGATTAA
- a CDS encoding xanthine dehydrogenase family protein molybdopterin-binding subunit translates to MSRLPDDFVLSNLSRRGFLKGASAIGVLVLAASWGVPDAFAEDKKYGAEGMPHGAVDDPKVYVSIAADGSVTVICNRSEMGQGVRTSLSMVVADELDADWARVLVKQAPADEARFGNQDTDGSRSMRHWYEPMRRCGAAARTMLEQAAAAQWNVPVGECRAQLHTVLHQPSGRQLGYGALAAAASALPVPARDSLRLKQPSEFRYIGKEASRAIDGEDIVNGRAVYGADVHFDGMLYAVIARPPVYGGKVKTVDSSAALKVPGVVKVVQIEGRPLPSEFQPLGGVAVLAKNTWAAIKGREALKIEWDDGPNAGYDSIAYRKELEAAALKPGKVVRSSGDLDDALAKADSTLEASYYLPHLSQSPMEPMVAVARFKDGQCEAWAPSQAPQVTRERVAERLGIAFEKVTVNITLLGGGFGRKSKPDFVVEAAVLAKQFPGQAVRVQWTREDDIHHSYFHTVSAEYLKAGLNQDGMPSGWLHRTVAPSITALFAPGMTHEAPFEIGMGVTNMAYAIPNLRLENPEAVAHARVGWYRSVSNIPHGFAIQSFIDELAHKAGQDPLKYQLKLLGPDRKIDPRTLSEEWNYGESPERYPIDTARIRTVLETAAKAAGWGRELPKGRGLGLAVHYSFVTYVAAVLEVEVKDDGTVIVHKADIAVDCGPQINPERIRSQFEGACVMGLGNAMVGEISFKDGKVQQDNFHMYEVARMSLAPKEVAVHLVTPPGEVPLGGVGEPGVPPIAPALCNAIFAATGKRIRNLPVRYQLQGWQQAKA, encoded by the coding sequence ATGAGCCGTTTGCCCGATGATTTTGTGCTGAGTAATCTCAGTCGTCGTGGTTTCCTCAAAGGCGCAAGCGCCATCGGTGTGCTGGTGCTGGCTGCCAGTTGGGGCGTGCCAGATGCTTTTGCCGAGGATAAGAAATACGGCGCCGAGGGCATGCCCCATGGTGCGGTCGACGACCCGAAGGTGTACGTGAGCATCGCCGCCGATGGCAGTGTCACGGTCATCTGCAATCGTTCGGAAATGGGCCAAGGTGTACGTACCAGCCTGAGCATGGTGGTGGCCGATGAATTGGACGCCGATTGGGCCAGGGTCTTGGTCAAGCAGGCGCCGGCCGATGAAGCGCGTTTTGGCAACCAGGACACCGACGGTTCGCGCAGCATGCGTCACTGGTACGAGCCGATGCGCCGTTGCGGTGCCGCTGCCCGGACCATGCTGGAACAGGCCGCCGCCGCGCAGTGGAATGTCCCGGTGGGTGAGTGCCGTGCGCAATTGCACACAGTGCTGCACCAGCCTTCCGGCCGCCAATTGGGCTACGGTGCGTTGGCCGCCGCCGCCAGTGCCTTGCCGGTGCCGGCCCGCGACAGCCTGCGTCTCAAGCAGCCTTCTGAATTCCGCTACATCGGCAAGGAAGCGAGCCGGGCCATCGATGGCGAAGATATCGTCAACGGCCGCGCCGTATACGGTGCCGATGTGCATTTCGACGGCATGCTTTACGCCGTTATCGCCCGCCCGCCGGTCTATGGCGGCAAGGTCAAGACCGTGGACAGCAGCGCGGCGCTGAAAGTGCCGGGCGTGGTCAAGGTGGTGCAGATCGAAGGGCGTCCGCTGCCCTCGGAGTTCCAACCCCTGGGCGGTGTGGCGGTGCTGGCGAAAAACACCTGGGCGGCGATCAAGGGCCGCGAAGCGCTGAAAATCGAGTGGGATGACGGCCCGAATGCCGGTTATGACTCCATTGCCTATCGCAAGGAACTGGAAGCGGCGGCCCTCAAGCCCGGGAAAGTCGTGCGCAGCAGCGGTGATCTCGATGATGCGCTGGCCAAGGCTGATTCGACGTTGGAGGCGTCGTATTACTTGCCGCACCTGTCCCAGTCCCCTATGGAACCGATGGTCGCCGTTGCCCGGTTCAAGGACGGTCAATGCGAGGCTTGGGCGCCGAGCCAGGCGCCGCAAGTGACCCGTGAACGTGTCGCCGAACGCCTGGGTATTGCTTTCGAGAAGGTCACGGTGAACATCACGTTGCTGGGCGGCGGTTTCGGACGCAAGTCAAAACCTGACTTTGTCGTCGAAGCGGCCGTCCTCGCCAAGCAGTTTCCCGGCCAGGCAGTACGGGTGCAATGGACCCGCGAGGACGACATTCATCACTCGTATTTCCACACCGTATCGGCCGAATACCTGAAGGCTGGCCTGAACCAGGACGGTATGCCGTCCGGTTGGCTACACCGCACCGTAGCCCCGAGCATCACCGCACTGTTTGCACCGGGCATGACTCACGAGGCGCCGTTCGAAATAGGCATGGGCGTGACCAACATGGCCTACGCCATTCCCAACCTGCGTCTGGAAAACCCCGAAGCGGTGGCTCATGCCCGGGTGGGCTGGTATCGCTCGGTGTCGAACATTCCACACGGCTTCGCAATCCAGAGCTTCATTGATGAGCTGGCCCACAAAGCCGGCCAGGATCCGCTGAAGTACCAGCTCAAATTGCTCGGACCGGACCGTAAGATCGATCCGCGTACCTTGAGCGAAGAATGGAACTACGGCGAATCCCCCGAGCGTTACCCGATTGATACGGCGCGGATCCGCACGGTGCTGGAAACCGCCGCCAAGGCCGCCGGTTGGGGCAGGGAACTGCCCAAGGGCCGTGGCCTGGGGCTGGCGGTGCACTACAGCTTCGTCACCTACGTGGCGGCGGTGCTCGAGGTGGAGGTCAAGGACGATGGCACGGTGATCGTGCACAAGGCGGACATCGCCGTGGACTGCGGCCCGCAGATCAACCCTGAGCGCATCCGCTCGCAATTCGAAGGCGCCTGCGTCATGGGCCTGGGTAATGCCATGGTGGGGGAAATCAGCTTCAAGGACGGCAAGGTGCAGCAGGACAATTTCCACATGTACGAAGTGGCACGCATGTCCCTTGCGCCTAAGGAAGTGGCGGTGCATTTGGTCACTCCGCCGGGGGAGGTGCCGCTGGGCGGTGTCGGCGAGCCGGGCGTACCGCCGATTGCGCCGGCGCTGTGCAACGCGATTTTCGCTGCCACCGGCAAGCGCATTCGTAACCTGCCGGTGCGTTATCAGCTGCAAGGCTGGCAACAGGCCAAAGCTTGA
- a CDS encoding Maf family protein codes for MLPLLLASSSVYRRELLARLRLPFVCSSPDIDESHRPGEPALDLVKRLAREKALTLKGSHPAHLIIGSDQVAVLGERILGKPHTFENAREQLLAASGAKVTFLTGLALLNSQTGTCQVDCVAFTVNMRALDPERIERYLRAEQPYDCAGSFKAEGLGVSLFQSTEGPDATSLVGLPLIRLVDMLLAEGVQIP; via the coding sequence ATGCTGCCTTTATTACTCGCCTCAAGCTCCGTCTATCGCCGGGAATTGCTCGCCCGCCTGAGGCTACCGTTCGTCTGCAGCTCCCCGGACATCGACGAAAGCCATCGCCCCGGCGAACCCGCCCTCGACCTGGTAAAACGCCTGGCCCGGGAAAAAGCCCTGACGCTGAAAGGCAGTCACCCGGCGCACCTGATCATCGGCTCGGACCAGGTGGCCGTGCTCGGCGAGCGCATCCTGGGCAAGCCTCATACCTTCGAGAATGCCCGCGAACAACTGCTGGCCGCCAGCGGCGCCAAGGTCACCTTCCTGACAGGCCTGGCGCTGCTCAACAGCCAGACCGGCACCTGCCAGGTCGATTGCGTTGCGTTTACCGTGAACATGCGCGCACTGGATCCAGAGCGCATTGAACGTTACCTGCGGGCCGAGCAGCCCTATGACTGCGCCGGCAGCTTCAAGGCCGAGGGGCTTGGCGTCAGCCTGTTCCAGAGCACCGAAGGCCCGGACGCCACCAGCCTGGTCGGGCTGCCGTTGATTCGTCTTGTGGATATGCTGCTGGCCGAGGGCGTGCAAATCCCCTGA
- a CDS encoding (2Fe-2S)-binding protein produces MITLKLNGKDHQLDVTEDMPLLWAIRDVAGYNGTKFGCGMGLCGACTIHIDGAPARSCITPIGSVKGQDISTIDALHTDPVGQVVQKAWLDSAVAQCGYCQGGQIMSATALLKTNPNPSDEQIEEAMVGNLCRCGTYNRIKTAIRQASTHLKEAKA; encoded by the coding sequence ATGATTACCCTGAAACTCAATGGAAAAGATCATCAACTGGATGTGACAGAGGACATGCCGCTGCTGTGGGCTATCCGGGATGTGGCCGGTTACAACGGCACTAAGTTCGGCTGCGGCATGGGCCTGTGCGGCGCGTGCACCATCCACATCGACGGCGCCCCGGCGCGCAGCTGCATTACGCCGATCGGCTCGGTGAAAGGGCAGGACATCAGCACCATCGACGCGCTGCATACCGACCCCGTCGGGCAAGTCGTCCAGAAGGCCTGGCTCGATAGCGCAGTGGCCCAATGTGGTTATTGCCAGGGCGGCCAGATCATGTCCGCGACCGCCTTGCTCAAGACCAATCCCAACCCGAGCGATGAGCAGATTGAAGAAGCCATGGTCGGCAACCTCTGCCGCTGTGGCACCTATAACCGGATCAAGACCGCGATTCGCCAGGCCTCCACCCACCTGAAGGAGGCCAAGGCATGA
- a CDS encoding XdhC family protein has translation MDSVDLNVLRSVLQWRRAGQRVVLFTVVQTWGTAPRPPGAMLALREDGVVIGSVSGGCVEDDLIARLHDGRIPADGPPVQLITYGVTREEAARFGLPCGGTLRLTEERVGDPQWVAELLERCEAHEIVARELTVASGQVVLTPASKTDALLFDGQVLRAIYGPRWRLLLIGAGQLSRYVAEMARLLDFEVLICDPRKEFVYGWEEQHGRFVSGMPDEAVLSIETDERTAIVALTHDPRLDDMALLTALDSKAFYVGALGSRVNSQKRRDNLAQLGLSAQAIERLHGPIGLHIGSHTPAEIALSLLAEIVAIKNGVELRQKKPL, from the coding sequence ATGGACAGCGTTGATCTGAACGTCCTGCGCAGCGTGCTTCAATGGCGCCGCGCCGGGCAGCGGGTGGTGTTGTTCACCGTGGTCCAGACCTGGGGCACTGCACCGAGGCCGCCAGGGGCAATGCTGGCCTTGCGTGAAGATGGCGTGGTGATTGGCTCGGTGTCGGGCGGTTGTGTCGAGGATGACTTGATCGCCCGGTTGCACGACGGCCGCATTCCGGCGGACGGCCCGCCGGTGCAACTGATCACCTACGGCGTGACCCGTGAGGAGGCGGCGCGCTTCGGCCTGCCGTGCGGCGGCACCTTGCGTTTGACCGAAGAGCGGGTCGGCGATCCTCAGTGGGTCGCTGAATTACTGGAGCGCTGCGAAGCCCATGAGATTGTCGCCCGTGAGCTGACGGTCGCCAGCGGTCAAGTGGTGCTGACACCGGCCAGTAAAACCGACGCCTTGCTGTTCGATGGACAAGTCCTGCGAGCCATCTACGGTCCGCGTTGGCGGCTTTTGCTGATCGGCGCCGGACAACTGTCGCGTTACGTGGCGGAAATGGCCCGGTTGCTGGACTTCGAAGTGCTGATCTGTGATCCACGCAAGGAGTTTGTCTACGGTTGGGAAGAGCAACATGGCCGCTTCGTCTCGGGTATGCCCGACGAAGCGGTGCTGAGCATCGAGACCGACGAGCGCACGGCCATTGTGGCCCTGACCCATGATCCACGCCTGGATGACATGGCGCTGCTGACCGCCCTGGATTCCAAGGCCTTCTATGTCGGCGCTTTGGGTTCGCGGGTTAACAGTCAAAAACGCCGGGATAACCTGGCTCAGCTAGGCTTGTCAGCACAGGCCATCGAGCGGCTGCATGGGCCGATCGGCCTGCACATCGGCAGCCACACACCCGCGGAAATCGCGTTGTCGCTGCTGGCCGAAATCGTGGCGATCAAAAATGGCGTAGAACTGCGTCAGAAAAAGCCGCTGTAA
- a CDS encoding nucleotidyltransferase family protein has translation MSGSIGVIILAAGSGSRFRQVAGADKDKLLADCTGRDGAVRSVIEQVLVNLPASLEKRVLVTSRDRPQVIRMAQAYGCDFVELDSPGLGDSIAAGVQACPDLAGWLMVLGDMPFILPSSIEQVAAGIREDGISVPVFSGEYGHPVGFGRAFGPKLMALTGDRGAKALFAGAQVVEVAVDDPGVTWDIDVPEALAFK, from the coding sequence ATGAGTGGATCGATAGGCGTGATCATTCTCGCGGCCGGATCGGGCAGCCGTTTCCGTCAGGTGGCAGGTGCCGATAAGGATAAGTTGCTGGCCGATTGCACCGGGCGCGACGGTGCCGTCCGTTCGGTGATCGAGCAGGTGCTGGTGAATTTGCCTGCCTCCCTGGAAAAGCGCGTCTTGGTGACGAGCCGGGATCGTCCGCAAGTCATCCGCATGGCCCAAGCCTACGGCTGCGATTTCGTGGAGCTGGACTCGCCCGGTTTGGGGGACAGCATCGCGGCCGGGGTCCAGGCCTGCCCGGACCTTGCTGGGTGGTTGATGGTACTGGGTGATATGCCGTTCATTCTGCCGTCGAGTATCGAGCAGGTGGCGGCGGGGATTCGCGAGGATGGCATCAGTGTGCCGGTCTTCTCTGGCGAATACGGGCATCCGGTGGGATTCGGCCGTGCGTTTGGCCCGAAACTGATGGCTCTGACCGGGGATCGCGGTGCCAAGGCATTGTTTGCCGGGGCACAAGTGGTCGAGGTGGCGGTGGACGATCCTGGCGTCACTTGGGATATAGACGTGCCTGAGGCGCTGGCCTTCAAATAG
- a CDS encoding S49 family peptidase, with protein sequence MTDEWKAPAKASADNGDDKSWKLLEKTLLAGVEEQRRARRWGIFFKCLVFIYLFFGLAMIFQAVDMKKVSGGGSAYTAVIDIEGMIADKETASADNIIGSLRAAFEDSKVKGVVLRINSPGGSPVQAGYVYDEIVRLRAAHPDIKLYAVISDLGASGAYYIASAADQIYADKASLVGSIGVTAAGYGFVETLDKLGVERRVYTAGEHKSFLDPFQPKKPEETVFWQGVLDTTHKQFIASVKKGRGERLKDKEHPELFSGLVWSGEQALPLGLIDGLGSASSVARDVIGEKELVDFTIEESPIDRFSKKLGASIAEHLAMWMGFQGPALR encoded by the coding sequence ATGACCGATGAATGGAAGGCACCGGCCAAAGCGAGCGCTGACAACGGTGACGATAAAAGCTGGAAGTTGCTGGAAAAGACCCTGCTGGCTGGGGTGGAAGAGCAGCGTCGTGCGCGCCGCTGGGGGATCTTCTTCAAGTGCCTGGTCTTCATCTATCTGTTTTTCGGCTTGGCGATGATCTTCCAGGCCGTTGATATGAAAAAGGTTTCTGGAGGTGGTTCGGCCTATACGGCTGTCATCGACATCGAGGGCATGATTGCCGACAAGGAAACCGCTAGCGCTGACAACATCATCGGTAGCTTGCGGGCTGCGTTCGAAGATTCGAAGGTCAAAGGGGTGGTGCTGCGCATCAATAGTCCGGGCGGCAGTCCGGTGCAGGCGGGTTACGTCTATGACGAAATCGTTCGCTTGCGTGCGGCGCATCCGGATATCAAGCTCTACGCGGTCATCTCTGATCTCGGTGCCTCCGGTGCCTATTACATTGCCAGTGCGGCAGATCAGATCTATGCCGACAAGGCCAGCCTGGTCGGTTCCATTGGTGTGACCGCCGCGGGTTATGGCTTCGTCGAGACGCTGGACAAGCTCGGAGTGGAGCGCAGGGTCTACACCGCTGGCGAACACAAATCCTTCCTTGATCCATTCCAGCCGAAAAAACCTGAGGAAACGGTGTTCTGGCAAGGTGTGCTCGATACCACCCACAAGCAGTTCATCGCCAGCGTCAAGAAAGGCCGGGGTGAGCGGCTGAAAGACAAAGAGCATCCGGAGTTGTTCTCCGGGTTGGTCTGGTCGGGGGAGCAGGCATTGCCGCTGGGCTTGATCGACGGCTTGGGCAGCGCCAGTTCGGTGGCTCGGGACGTGATTGGCGAGAAGGAGTTGGTGGATTTCACCATCGAAGAGTCGCCGATTGACCGCTTCTCGAAAAAACTGGGGGCCAGCATCGCCGAGCATCTGGCGATGTGGATGGGGTTCCAGGGGCCGGCGTTGCGCTGA
- the rne gene encoding ribonuclease E — protein sequence MKRMLINATQPEELRVALVDGQRLYDLDIESGAREQKKANIYKGRITRIEPSLEAAFVDFGSERHGFLPLKEISREYFKKAPEGRVNIKDVLSEGQEVIVQVEKEERGNKGAALTTFISLAGRYLVLMPNNPRAGGISRRIEGEERNELREALNGLVAPADMGLIVRTAGLGRSSEEMQWDLDYLLQLWTAIKEASLDRSAPFLIYQESNVIIRAIRDYLRQDIGEVLIDSVEAQDEALTFIRQVMPQYASKIKLYEDSVPLFNRFQIESQIETAFQRVVELPSGGSIVIDPTEALVSIDINSARATKGSDIEETALQTNLEAAEEIARQLRLRDIGGLIVIDFIDMTPAKNQRAVEEKVRECLEADRARVQVGRISRFGLLEMSRQRLRPSLGESSGIVCPRCNGTGIIRDVESLSLAILRLIEEEALKDRTAEVRAQVPIPVAAFLLNEKRNSITKIELRTRARIVILPNDHLETPHFEVQRLRDDSPEAHTNQSSYEIAAAAAEVEEVQPAAAATRTLVRQEAAVKTAPARANAPVPTEVAAPVAAPAAAPEPSLFKGLVKSLVSLFATKEEPAAPAVVAKPAATERPARNEERRNGRQQTRNRNGRRDEERKPREERAPREERAPREPREERQPREAREEAPAAVAREERAPRPPREERQPRAPREDRKPRGEREERVRELREPLDAAPAVAAATTEERPARQPREERAPRPPREERQPRAEQAAAAASEEEVLNTEEQLLEDGQDNAEGDRPRRRSRGQRRRSNRRERQRDANGNVIEGSEESESAENAEAPSAADLAAGLAVTAAVASSNISAPAEAEANEQAERATAAVENAPVEAPVVEATTPVDATASPEVELAPARETQPGAEAAVEPAPVIEQPMVAAEPVVEAAFETPAEEKAPEPAREEQTAFNWTAEPVAPASVVEPEPTPEPVKAVEPEVVEPAPVVEAPVVVEAPVPVEEPAPASALTANGRAPNDPREVRRRKREAERLQKEAEQAAAAAAHAPVAEPTPVVEEVAEAAPAPVAETPVESAPTFDEPQHTAEEIAPRHTEALEKAHEPKPHA from the coding sequence ATGAAAAGAATGCTGATTAACGCAACTCAACCCGAAGAGTTGCGTGTTGCACTGGTAGACGGCCAGCGCCTCTACGACCTGGATATCGAATCCGGTGCACGCGAGCAGAAGAAGGCCAACATCTATAAAGGCCGGATTACTCGCATCGAACCGAGCCTTGAGGCTGCCTTTGTCGATTTCGGCTCCGAGCGCCACGGCTTCCTGCCCCTCAAAGAAATCTCCCGCGAGTACTTCAAGAAAGCCCCTGAAGGCCGCGTCAACATCAAGGACGTCCTGAGCGAAGGCCAGGAAGTCATCGTCCAGGTCGAAAAAGAAGAACGTGGCAACAAGGGTGCAGCCCTGACCACCTTCATCAGCCTGGCCGGTCGTTACCTGGTCCTGATGCCGAACAACCCGCGTGCCGGCGGCATCTCCCGCCGCATCGAAGGCGAAGAGCGCAACGAACTGCGTGAAGCCCTGAACGGCCTGGTTGCACCGGCCGACATGGGCCTGATCGTTCGCACGGCCGGCCTTGGCCGCAGCAGCGAAGAAATGCAGTGGGACCTCGACTACCTGCTGCAACTGTGGACCGCCATCAAAGAAGCCTCGCTGGATCGCTCCGCGCCGTTCCTGATCTACCAGGAAAGCAACGTGATCATCCGCGCCATCCGCGATTACCTGCGCCAGGACATCGGCGAAGTGCTGATCGACAGCGTCGAAGCCCAGGACGAAGCCCTGACCTTCATTCGCCAGGTGATGCCGCAGTACGCCAGCAAGATCAAGCTCTACGAAGACAGCGTTCCGCTGTTCAACCGTTTCCAGATCGAAAGCCAGATCGAGACCGCCTTCCAGCGCGTCGTCGAACTGCCGTCCGGCGGCTCCATCGTCATCGATCCGACCGAAGCCCTGGTGTCCATCGACATCAACTCGGCGCGCGCCACCAAAGGCAGCGACATCGAAGAAACCGCCCTGCAGACCAACCTTGAAGCGGCCGAAGAAATCGCCCGTCAGTTGCGCCTGCGTGACATCGGCGGCCTGATCGTCATCGACTTCATCGACATGACCCCGGCCAAGAACCAGCGCGCCGTGGAAGAAAAAGTCCGCGAATGCCTGGAAGCCGACCGCGCTCGCGTACAGGTCGGCCGCATCTCGCGCTTCGGCCTGCTGGAAATGTCCCGTCAGCGCCTGCGTCCGTCCCTGGGCGAAAGCAGCGGCATCGTCTGCCCGCGTTGCAATGGCACCGGCATCATTCGTGACGTCGAGTCGTTGTCCCTGGCGATCCTGCGCCTGATCGAAGAAGAAGCCCTGAAAGACCGCACCGCCGAAGTTCGCGCGCAAGTGCCGATCCCGGTGGCCGCGTTCCTGCTCAACGAAAAACGCAACTCGATCACCAAGATCGAGCTGCGCACCCGGGCCCGTATCGTCATCCTGCCGAACGACCACCTCGAGACGCCGCACTTCGAAGTGCAGCGCCTGCGCGATGACAGCCCGGAAGCCCACACCAACCAGTCCAGCTACGAGATCGCCGCAGCCGCTGCCGAAGTGGAAGAAGTCCAGCCAGCTGCCGCCGCCACCCGCACCCTGGTTCGTCAGGAAGCAGCGGTCAAGACTGCCCCGGCCCGCGCCAACGCTCCGGTCCCGACCGAAGTGGCCGCTCCGGTTGCCGCCCCGGCCGCCGCACCAGAACCAAGCCTGTTCAAAGGCCTGGTGAAGTCCCTGGTCAGCCTGTTCGCCACCAAGGAAGAGCCTGCAGCGCCAGCCGTTGTCGCCAAGCCAGCCGCTACCGAGCGTCCTGCCCGCAACGAGGAGCGCCGCAACGGTCGCCAACAGACCCGCAACCGTAACGGTCGCCGCGATGAAGAGCGCAAGCCCCGCGAAGAACGTGCACCGCGTGAAGAACGCGCACCACGTGAGCCGCGTGAAGAACGCCAGCCTCGCGAAGCCCGTGAGGAAGCCCCAGCAGCCGTAGCCCGCGAAGAACGCGCACCGCGTCCGCCGCGTGAAGAGCGTCAACCACGCGCCCCTCGTGAAGATCGCAAGCCACGTGGCGAGCGTGAAGAACGTGTTCGCGAACTGCGCGAGCCTCTGGATGCCGCTCCGGCCGTTGCCGCCGCCACCACTGAAGAGCGTCCGGCCCGCCAACCTCGTGAAGAGCGCGCACCGCGTCCGCCACGTGAAGAGCGTCAGCCACGCGCTGAGCAGGCAGCCGCCGCTGCCAGCGAAGAAGAAGTGCTGAATACCGAAGAGCAACTGCTGGAAGATGGTCAGGACAACGCCGAAGGTGATCGTCCACGCCGCCGCTCCCGTGGTCAGCGTCGTCGCAGCAACCGTCGTGAGCGTCAGCGTGACGCCAATGGCAACGTGATCGAAGGTTCGGAAGAATCCGAATCCGCCGAGAACGCTGAAGCACCAAGCGCTGCGGACTTGGCTGCGGGCCTGGCCGTGACTGCGGCAGTTGCCAGCAGCAACATCAGCGCCCCTGCCGAAGCCGAGGCGAATGAGCAGGCGGAGCGTGCTACCGCTGCGGTGGAAAACGCGCCGGTTGAAGCCCCCGTGGTCGAAGCCACTACCCCGGTAGACGCCACCGCGTCGCCAGAAGTGGAACTCGCCCCGGCTCGCGAAACCCAGCCTGGAGCCGAAGCCGCCGTCGAGCCGGCACCGGTCATCGAGCAACCAATGGTTGCCGCTGAGCCTGTCGTCGAAGCGGCCTTCGAGACACCGGCCGAGGAAAAAGCACCGGAGCCTGCCCGTGAAGAGCAAACTGCGTTCAACTGGACCGCGGAGCCCGTCGCACCGGCGTCCGTTGTCGAGCCAGAGCCGACACCAGAACCGGTGAAAGCGGTCGAACCCGAAGTGGTCGAGCCGGCTCCAGTGGTCGAAGCCCCTGTGGTTGTCGAAGCACCGGTCCCGGTGGAAGAGCCTGCACCTGCCAGCGCCCTGACCGCGAACGGCCGTGCGCCGAACGATCCGCGCGAAGTGCGCCGTCGTAAGCGTGAAGCCGAGCGTCTGCAGAAGGAAGCCGAACAAGCTGCCGCTGCCGCCGCTCATGCGCCTGTTGCCGAGCCAACTCCAGTCGTGGAAGAAGTCGCCGAGGCAGCCCCTGCCCCGGTCGCCGAAACCCCGGTTGAGTCGGCTCCGACGTTCGACGAACCTCAGCACACTGCTGAAGAAATCGCGCCGCGTCACACTGAAGCCCTGGAAAAAGCGCACGAGCCTAAACCTCACGCCTGA
- the rluC gene encoding 23S rRNA pseudouridine(955/2504/2580) synthase RluC, with product MTTTAPSTPGVQLLEVSPEYAGQRIDNFLLARLKGVPKTLIYRILRKGEVRVNKGRIKPEYKLQAGDIVRVPPVRVPERDEPVPLAQGLLQRLEASIVFEDKALIVINKPAGIAVHGGSGLNFGVIEAFRQLRPDAKELELVHRLDRDTSGLLMIAKKRSMLRHLHEQLRGDGVDKRYMALVRGRWDTSIKQVRAPLLKSNLRSGERMVEVNEEGKEALTIFKVLRRFGDFATLVEAKPVTGRTHQIRVHTLHAGHCIAGDSKYGDDDFTKEIRDLGGKRLFLHAYMLTVPLPDGGELKLQAPVDDMWAKTVERLSAS from the coding sequence ATGACAACTACTGCCCCTTCGACCCCTGGCGTTCAACTGCTCGAGGTCTCGCCGGAATATGCCGGCCAACGAATCGATAATTTCCTGCTAGCCCGGCTCAAAGGCGTGCCCAAGACCTTGATTTACCGCATTTTGCGTAAAGGCGAAGTGCGGGTGAACAAGGGCCGGATCAAGCCCGAATACAAGCTCCAGGCCGGCGATATCGTGCGCGTGCCGCCGGTTCGCGTGCCCGAGCGCGATGAGCCTGTGCCCCTGGCCCAAGGTCTGTTGCAGCGCCTGGAAGCTTCGATCGTCTTTGAAGACAAAGCCCTGATCGTGATCAACAAGCCCGCGGGCATTGCGGTTCATGGCGGCAGCGGCCTCAATTTCGGCGTAATCGAAGCCTTTCGTCAGTTGCGTCCCGATGCCAAGGAATTGGAGCTGGTCCATCGCCTGGACCGCGACACCTCCGGCCTGCTGATGATCGCCAAGAAGCGCAGCATGTTGCGCCACTTGCACGAGCAACTGCGCGGCGACGGCGTCGACAAGCGCTACATGGCGCTGGTGCGGGGGCGTTGGGATACGTCCATCAAGCAAGTCCGCGCGCCGTTGCTCAAGAGTAATCTGCGTTCCGGCGAGCGCATGGTGGAAGTCAATGAGGAGGGCAAGGAGGCGCTGACGATCTTCAAGGTGCTACGCCGCTTCGGCGACTTCGCCACCCTGGTCGAGGCCAAGCCGGTGACGGGGCGTACTCACCAGATCCGTGTCCATACCCTGCATGCCGGGCATTGCATCGCCGGCGACAGCAAATACGGCGATGACGATTTCACCAAGGAAATCCGCGATCTGGGCGGCAAGCGCCTGTTTCTCCATGCCTATATGCTCACCGTGCCGCTGCCCGATGGCGGTGAGTTGAAATTGCAGGCTCCGGTGGATGACATGTGGGCCAAGACCGTGGAGCGGTTGAGTGCATCCTGA